The following coding sequences lie in one Metallumcola ferriviriculae genomic window:
- a CDS encoding C69 family dipeptidase has translation MCDTLVALGNSTSDGSVIFAKNSDRQPNEPHIMVRVPRKKYQQGTKVKCTYIEVDQVEETYEVFLLKPSWIWGCEMGANEFGVNVGNEAVFTKEKYAKTGLLGMDLARLALERAQTSEEALHLITDLLEKYSQGGNCGYEKPFTYHNSFLIADKDAAWVLETAGQYWAAQKVKDIRTISNCLTIEKDFELCHDQLIQHAIDKGWCKSEKDFNFAQCYTDKLITRLSGANQRCKTTHAFLDNNKGNITVEKVASLLRSHDQNIEGKQFKKHSLQSVCMHGGFLFGDHTTGSYIAALNKHQNTYWVTGSSTPCISLFKPLWLIEGERVTFSEDEKENAIEFWQRREQLHRMILENRIADLDEFLTQRDRLELDLQRKIAALSLQDVSQQTLQEIIKYGFEKEEQLLTKTIENNQHNRSHIVGNPYFRYYWGKQNKRLAEEIVK, from the coding sequence ATGTGCGACACTTTAGTGGCATTAGGTAACTCTACTAGTGATGGTTCAGTAATCTTTGCAAAGAACAGCGACAGACAGCCAAACGAACCTCATATAATGGTTAGAGTTCCTAGAAAAAAGTATCAACAAGGGACCAAAGTTAAGTGCACCTACATTGAAGTTGACCAAGTGGAAGAAACCTACGAAGTATTTCTATTGAAACCTTCTTGGATCTGGGGCTGTGAGATGGGGGCTAATGAGTTTGGCGTTAATGTCGGAAACGAGGCGGTCTTTACCAAAGAAAAATATGCTAAGACCGGTCTCCTCGGCATGGATTTAGCAAGACTTGCTCTTGAAAGAGCTCAAACCAGTGAAGAGGCGTTACATCTAATTACCGACCTGTTAGAAAAGTATAGCCAAGGTGGGAACTGTGGTTACGAAAAACCATTTACTTACCATAATTCTTTTTTAATCGCTGATAAGGATGCTGCTTGGGTGCTGGAAACTGCAGGGCAGTACTGGGCTGCGCAAAAGGTAAAAGACATTAGAACCATTTCAAACTGCCTTACTATTGAAAAGGACTTCGAGCTTTGTCATGACCAATTAATCCAACATGCCATTGATAAGGGTTGGTGTAAGAGTGAAAAGGATTTTAACTTCGCTCAATGCTATACTGACAAGTTGATTACGCGTTTAAGTGGAGCAAACCAGAGGTGTAAAACAACCCATGCCTTTTTGGATAATAACAAAGGAAATATTACAGTAGAGAAAGTAGCAAGTTTACTTCGTAGTCACGACCAGAACATTGAAGGCAAGCAATTTAAAAAACACTCTTTACAAAGTGTTTGTATGCATGGGGGCTTTTTATTTGGAGATCATACCACAGGCAGCTATATTGCCGCTCTAAACAAACACCAAAATACTTATTGGGTAACCGGGAGTTCTACACCATGTATATCTCTTTTTAAGCCGCTATGGCTGATAGAAGGAGAGCGGGTTACCTTTTCTGAAGATGAAAAAGAAAACGCGATTGAATTTTGGCAAAGGCGCGAACAGCTGCATCGAATGATTTTAGAAAACAGGATTGCTGATCTCGACGAATTTTTAACCCAACGTGATAGGTTAGAACTAGACTTACAAAGGAAAATAGCTGCACTAAGTTTGCAAGATGTGTCCCAGCAAACACTACAAGAAATTATAAAATACGGTTTTGAAAAAGAAGAGCAATTGCTTACAAAAACTATTGAGAACAACCAGCACAATAGGTCACATATTGTGGGCAACCCGTACTTTAGATATTATTGGGGAAAGCAAAATAAGAGGTTAGCAGAGGAAATAGTGAAATAG
- a CDS encoding S-layer homology domain-containing protein, translating to MKKWTGTRILAVALCVALLLPYTAFAINSGDGDLSKGTTVITELLPLDDTVLKQTVAYDTPVEALALPDTLNVKGYVYDGTVTEPVSETMTIESVGWTSKPKYDGAAGEYLFLPELTAYSVDTDTVPSILLTVANQEVKSVAGDIYNIENNVESVTSDTYNTEDNVETVIDEIYNIKDTIDLEAMKAGLEENPKPMTLDDAMASYEVQPMLDTKEQTFKSTAFMTQSFFTINSVPVTTYPDTIVVGNDNDNNAHTGVSDGDMDSIMFGWTTNYPIEFSFTLNNLPTESAYIAIKAYDVDEESGEKDYVFINDAPAGSGSAGASIGNLSGNNGIWNTTVLQIPLSKLRLGENYVSINISPGWIVIVDWAQLILDGGAVDTNISNYSIQLDDAVQNGSNVEIASTVNIEQSGSTDYYTEYTLNNEAGDNLDTYFGSAVSEESASLAMPLNSPTGTYTVTGLIKDKATETIKASDRITFEFESGKVPVFGVRIDHTLSPSTLTNGSVAIQLAVENVDPTVIKDVQVWYGSANITGSTNGSITTAHQTVGENGTYAFAAKYILNGEPRITNYKVTVSNIDKVAPTINASDVSVMEDVEDATVTAAINSAITVSDDVSLPKDPYTISSISGFSSTLADKTVTITAQDTAGNETTSSITLSVVPKPLQLTQHDVTVNEAALTASLSGVLDYTGGLNITESGFVWGISQKPTYEVNSGKTSVAGALNKGGSISAVAASLVPGVNYYVRVFVKADGIYYYSDQKSFGIGAPQYGSFSVSADAGVIPAGGGTAVFTVSRPSNQTEGSQVVYFRTANGTAIGGVHFAHKNGTLTFAEGEYSKSVEVTVSGVSREYGGNPATTYQNAARSFYLELYKVAGGATVQTNRAKKTIALDSSKQVAAESFNQYNAVGEINGGDYFIRDDGYTSNAGAKDTVSFTKVNNTGTAYLDAVADHYALKFDLTLSEDDDGYQWIQVFEDSELYFGKLEHNAGSWDSTTETYTFPMTTDGEAMAVYPSSCLTEYRGTLTDGNKAVNIGKRKTVYVQYDAEGDGDDDWYKKHFAPSIRAIDTTEPQLIAIAPMAGGTYSYGDEVYVSLIFNEVIGSASGVTINTNLSDTPFSYVEGVGTNVLVFKGTVDKDDQNFTSVDVTAVNNSSSIRDLADYAGAASGGTAGGTGIDANTIRPTISFSGSSTGTLPKHTAVTTIGSAVSAKYAWSSSTTMPVSGWMDFSSAAGGTLSESLANGTLYLHVLATHSNGNTRWEYQAFSFQQPTIEVTVDNSAWAQVRNINLVVSNSANAQVNISMTGAGTGTYTGSQTVNVTANGTYAFTLTDDYGSKIVERVDVSRLDRTQPVITIDEYGNTGTSYNSLDFGTSVTDEAGGSGIADLQYVWTNSTTVPSTGWKSMDVGGGAIPTYNTVGTAYLHVKAVDNAGNIAYAHSQGNTVADNTPPVIEATGATLSAWQQGDVTLDYTVKQASADISFIDAAGTVMQGANLPTGYPHTGSVSVSKNGLYTFTVIDKNGLSDTQNIVVNFIDNEAPDVSFGYDAGNTAASWAQNKTVTVTANDKTSPVVDASGTVTGYDGSGVAAVQWKRGADGTYAAITNGGSFVADQNATYYIKVTDAVGNSTQYALPISGIDSLAPAVSVTTPAGWQDTVYNAIVVYSDDYSGIASAKYAIADNTDVTPAGLSDLPASGGTVMVSAEGSNYIYYQVTDKAGNVTSAWADAINIDTAAPVLTVSANQGTADGDAYNSGDWTNEDVVFTLGNSVTQLSGTTYQVSIGGGTWQPVTGNTFTISSDTNTTYQFKAVSGSGIESGASGYTVKIDKSAPVDVSINGASDIWQNQDVTLTVSGDDIESEIREYYFSIDGGMNWSTAQAWGAGGTNQFTISTDGDYTNKVKVKLINHAGIETESSVYTVKLDKITPVFTVSANQGAANGETYNSGDWTNEDVVFTLGNSVTQLSGTTYQVNIGGGAWQPVTGNVYTISADTNTTYKFKAVSGANLFDQSSETTVRVQKSLDKAMGASMLFPAPNTDSTWYNTDTTIQVTKPAAEANKPAITVKYNVWNDTDAEPIGSSVLAGSSIAIPADGKWNLKIWTEDEAGNFTDPIQESYYVDTTEPVIADVYYQTIYDDGIIGAATDFNVDRNFFNKPIRVTVEVSDALSGPDTVSYSMDSLTHSVAINDNGLATFDLAANTEGNLVIGAADKAGNTIAAGDKMTYAIIIDNHPPVIVFSGADTSADAGDAWLAGSQTVTMNVYDAVNDEVTASLDNLHISVKRWDGTGYSEDMAEFSQLFTGISDATDVAAKSHNVTFNVSGKYEVTVKASDRAGNAAVQQTRYINVDTDSPIDNPTLMLSGAEVDNSAYYQAGNYSIAPAKENDVKQSPIKAQYKLNNTVNPANDVVKWTDVPEENVLSVLEGANTVQLRTIDAAGNVSLGVTYTVNRDITLPTLSGYTPLNGSIDTSITPTISFTADEPLVKGDGYLAIYNGRMQQKVMDVHSGNNRVKLSNENKTANVTLPETLNQNTRYYIVVDKGFFTDRAGNKMAAFGGLDAWSFKTIADSIIPDSEITVLGYTVELITKDGADGEETSQTLTAVVDKEAERQHNIIAKASYSENGTDYFVKLKVRPTMSATPREIRVSTTAGTAGLSSNEKYTDVLIPQDASEAVVTISLGSGTNNQFAIKIINSSYQGVVETDGAVTATVEEGNLLNSVDLSKEIETAKLPGTTVDVTVKLVIEQKEETEIPDIAGIQAAAPRASLRFFDISMEKVVTTASEAGVPTTETEVISTTQQPVVITIDLPEELRGRYTYRIVREHNGVVDILPATVVNRGTALQFQADRFSTYSIAYKRRSSSLETISSVLADTEHMSVDVVKLNLDTGAGVDLNTLLPYFKEDDVENIVGFSTVVDGQVKWIAKDGRTYWFKDNVKNFDDIQEHWAANDIQFTSARELFNGTEPGIFSPDMSMTRAMFVTVLGRMWDAEVTGFTVSSFKDVSADAWYAPYVEWAAEVNVVNGYGNELFRPDDAITREQMAVMVAKFAEYTGLALAVENEAANFADDDTISIWAADAVKAMQQSGIINGKLNNLFDAKDTATRAEVAAVLKRFIENVVE from the coding sequence ATGAAAAAATGGACAGGGACAAGAATCTTAGCTGTGGCGCTATGTGTTGCGTTGCTATTGCCGTACACCGCTTTTGCTATCAATAGTGGCGATGGCGATTTATCGAAAGGGACGACGGTTATTACCGAATTGCTGCCGCTTGATGATACGGTACTGAAGCAAACCGTCGCGTATGACACCCCGGTAGAGGCCTTGGCCCTGCCCGATACACTAAACGTCAAGGGTTATGTCTATGATGGAACGGTGACTGAACCTGTGTCTGAGACCATGACCATTGAAAGTGTAGGCTGGACGTCAAAACCAAAATATGATGGTGCTGCGGGAGAATATCTGTTTTTGCCTGAGCTAACGGCCTATTCCGTTGACACTGATACCGTGCCAAGCATTTTACTAACGGTAGCCAACCAGGAAGTAAAATCGGTCGCTGGCGATATCTATAACATTGAAAACAATGTAGAATCGGTTACTAGCGATACATATAACACTGAAGATAATGTGGAAACGGTCATTGATGAGATATATAACATAAAAGATACTATTGACTTGGAAGCCATGAAAGCAGGTTTGGAGGAAAACCCCAAACCGATGACCTTAGATGATGCAATGGCAAGCTATGAAGTGCAGCCTATGCTAGATACCAAAGAGCAGACCTTTAAATCCACTGCGTTTATGACCCAAAGCTTCTTTACTATTAATTCAGTGCCGGTTACCACTTATCCGGATACCATTGTGGTAGGAAATGATAACGATAATAATGCTCATACCGGTGTGTCCGATGGCGATATGGATTCAATTATGTTTGGCTGGACGACAAACTATCCGATAGAGTTTTCCTTTACCCTGAATAATCTGCCTACGGAAAGTGCCTATATTGCTATTAAGGCTTATGATGTAGACGAGGAGTCCGGTGAGAAGGATTATGTGTTTATCAATGACGCCCCTGCCGGGTCGGGTTCAGCAGGAGCATCCATTGGGAATTTGTCCGGTAACAATGGTATTTGGAATACTACTGTGCTGCAAATTCCATTGTCCAAGCTGAGATTAGGCGAAAACTACGTTTCTATTAACATTTCCCCCGGCTGGATTGTCATTGTTGACTGGGCCCAGCTAATACTGGACGGTGGTGCGGTGGATACAAATATCTCCAACTATTCTATCCAGTTGGACGATGCGGTGCAAAACGGCAGCAACGTGGAAATTGCTTCAACAGTTAACATTGAACAAAGTGGATCGACAGATTACTACACAGAGTATACGCTGAATAATGAGGCCGGAGATAACCTTGACACCTATTTCGGCAGTGCCGTCAGTGAGGAATCCGCTTCCCTGGCCATGCCGCTAAATTCACCTACTGGTACTTACACTGTCACCGGGTTAATTAAGGACAAGGCAACTGAAACCATCAAAGCCAGCGATAGAATTACCTTTGAATTTGAAAGCGGTAAGGTGCCGGTATTTGGAGTAAGGATTGACCATACACTTTCGCCGTCCACTTTGACTAACGGGAGTGTCGCTATCCAGCTTGCAGTGGAAAATGTTGACCCCACGGTTATCAAGGATGTACAGGTATGGTATGGAAGCGCCAATATTACCGGCAGCACCAACGGCAGCATTACTACGGCGCATCAGACTGTTGGCGAAAACGGGACTTATGCCTTTGCAGCGAAATATATATTGAATGGTGAGCCGCGAATAACTAATTACAAGGTTACGGTATCAAATATCGACAAGGTCGCACCTACTATTAACGCTAGTGATGTTTCCGTTATGGAGGATGTGGAGGACGCTACTGTAACTGCTGCTATTAATAGCGCCATTACCGTCAGTGATGACGTTTCGCTTCCAAAGGATCCTTACACTATATCATCCATTAGCGGTTTTTCATCAACTCTGGCAGATAAAACTGTCACCATTACCGCGCAGGATACGGCGGGTAACGAAACGACCAGTAGCATTACCCTCTCGGTTGTACCCAAGCCGCTGCAGCTTACCCAGCATGACGTAACTGTAAATGAGGCGGCACTGACTGCCTCCCTGTCTGGGGTGCTCGATTATACCGGCGGACTTAATATTACCGAAAGCGGCTTTGTCTGGGGGATTTCTCAAAAACCCACCTACGAAGTGAACAGCGGCAAAACATCCGTGGCCGGAGCATTGAATAAGGGGGGCAGCATTAGTGCTGTGGCAGCAAGTCTTGTCCCAGGCGTGAATTATTATGTTCGTGTTTTTGTTAAAGCGGATGGTATCTATTACTACAGCGACCAGAAGAGCTTTGGCATCGGCGCGCCGCAGTACGGCAGTTTCAGCGTGAGTGCTGATGCAGGGGTTATACCTGCCGGCGGCGGCACCGCGGTATTTACCGTCAGCCGCCCTTCCAATCAAACTGAAGGCAGCCAAGTTGTTTATTTCCGCACTGCTAACGGTACGGCTATCGGCGGCGTACATTTTGCGCATAAAAATGGTACTTTGACCTTTGCGGAAGGCGAATATTCGAAGTCGGTTGAGGTAACTGTCAGTGGCGTTTCTAGGGAGTATGGGGGTAACCCTGCCACTACCTATCAAAATGCAGCACGTAGTTTCTATTTGGAACTATATAAAGTAGCAGGCGGGGCGACTGTTCAGACAAACCGGGCGAAAAAAACTATTGCTTTGGACAGCTCTAAGCAGGTTGCTGCAGAATCCTTTAATCAATATAACGCAGTTGGTGAAATAAACGGCGGAGATTATTTTATCCGAGACGACGGATACACATCAAATGCAGGTGCAAAAGATACCGTTAGTTTTACTAAAGTAAATAATACAGGTACCGCTTATTTAGATGCCGTAGCAGACCATTACGCACTGAAGTTTGACCTGACACTTTCTGAAGATGACGACGGCTACCAGTGGATACAAGTGTTTGAGGATTCTGAGTTATATTTCGGTAAACTTGAACATAATGCAGGGAGCTGGGATTCGACAACCGAAACCTATACATTTCCTATGACTACCGATGGCGAAGCGATGGCGGTTTATCCAAGCTCATGTCTGACCGAGTACCGCGGGACACTGACCGATGGAAACAAAGCTGTTAACATCGGTAAAAGAAAAACTGTCTATGTGCAGTATGATGCTGAAGGCGACGGTGATGATGATTGGTATAAGAAACATTTTGCACCCTCCATCCGTGCCATTGACACCACAGAGCCGCAGCTTATCGCAATTGCACCGATGGCGGGCGGCACGTACAGTTATGGGGATGAGGTTTACGTGAGCCTTATCTTTAATGAAGTAATCGGCAGTGCTTCCGGCGTAACCATCAATACAAACCTTTCAGATACACCCTTTAGCTACGTGGAAGGTGTCGGTACCAATGTACTGGTATTTAAGGGCACCGTGGACAAAGACGACCAAAACTTCACGTCTGTTGACGTAACTGCTGTTAATAACAGCAGCAGTATTAGGGATTTGGCGGATTATGCCGGGGCGGCTTCGGGAGGCACAGCCGGCGGCACAGGGATTGACGCCAATACCATTCGCCCGACTATCAGCTTCTCAGGCAGCAGCACAGGCACTTTGCCTAAACATACTGCTGTAACCACCATTGGCTCCGCTGTTTCTGCTAAGTACGCTTGGTCGAGCAGCACGACGATGCCGGTTTCCGGTTGGATGGATTTTTCCAGTGCGGCAGGCGGCACCTTATCGGAAAGCTTGGCGAATGGAACACTCTACCTTCATGTATTGGCAACGCACTCAAACGGCAACACTCGCTGGGAATATCAAGCATTTAGTTTCCAACAGCCAACCATAGAGGTAACGGTTGATAACAGTGCATGGGCGCAGGTCCGTAATATTAATCTGGTAGTTTCAAACAGTGCCAATGCACAGGTGAATATTTCTATGACCGGTGCCGGAACAGGTACTTATACCGGCAGCCAAACCGTTAATGTGACCGCTAACGGCACTTACGCATTTACGCTAACTGACGATTACGGCAGCAAAATCGTTGAAAGAGTGGATGTGTCTAGACTGGATCGCACACAGCCAGTTATAACTATCGATGAATATGGCAATACCGGAACAAGCTATAACTCACTGGATTTCGGCACTTCTGTCACGGATGAAGCTGGTGGGTCCGGGATTGCTGACCTACAGTACGTCTGGACGAATAGTACAACTGTGCCGTCAACCGGTTGGAAATCAATGGATGTTGGTGGTGGAGCAATTCCCACTTATAACACAGTGGGAACGGCTTATCTTCATGTAAAGGCTGTGGATAATGCTGGGAATATCGCTTATGCCCACTCGCAAGGGAATACAGTGGCGGATAACACGCCACCGGTTATTGAAGCAACGGGTGCTACTTTGTCCGCATGGCAGCAGGGAGATGTAACGTTAGACTATACTGTAAAACAGGCTAGTGCGGATATTAGCTTTATAGATGCCGCGGGAACAGTGATGCAGGGTGCGAACTTGCCTACCGGCTATCCGCACACCGGCAGTGTCAGTGTTAGTAAAAATGGTCTCTACACGTTTACAGTGATAGACAAAAACGGCTTAAGCGATACACAAAATATTGTGGTAAATTTCATAGATAACGAAGCTCCTGATGTATCGTTCGGTTACGATGCCGGTAATACCGCTGCCAGCTGGGCACAGAACAAAACAGTGACGGTAACCGCCAACGATAAAACAAGTCCTGTAGTGGACGCAAGTGGAACTGTCACGGGCTACGACGGCAGCGGAGTGGCTGCAGTGCAATGGAAAAGAGGTGCTGATGGCACCTATGCGGCAATTACCAACGGCGGCAGCTTTGTTGCAGACCAAAATGCCACCTATTATATTAAAGTGACTGATGCAGTGGGTAACAGTACGCAGTATGCCCTGCCCATCAGCGGCATTGACTCATTAGCCCCTGCGGTTAGTGTTACAACACCGGCAGGATGGCAGGACACCGTATATAATGCTATAGTGGTTTATTCTGATGACTATAGCGGCATTGCTTCAGCAAAATATGCCATCGCGGACAACACGGACGTAACCCCCGCCGGGCTTTCGGACTTGCCGGCAAGCGGCGGCACTGTAATGGTATCAGCTGAAGGAAGCAACTATATCTATTATCAGGTGACGGATAAAGCGGGCAACGTAACTTCCGCATGGGCGGATGCAATCAATATTGACACCGCCGCCCCGGTCCTCACCGTGTCCGCTAACCAAGGCACGGCAGACGGGGATGCATATAATTCCGGGGACTGGACAAACGAGGATGTAGTATTCACTTTAGGAAACAGTGTGACGCAGCTTTCAGGAACCACATATCAGGTAAGCATCGGCGGCGGCACGTGGCAGCCTGTCACTGGAAATACCTTTACAATTTCTAGCGACACCAACACCACCTATCAGTTCAAGGCGGTGAGCGGCAGCGGCATAGAAAGCGGGGCCAGCGGCTATACAGTCAAAATTGACAAATCAGCACCGGTGGACGTATCTATCAACGGGGCTTCGGACATATGGCAAAACCAGGATGTTACGCTTACGGTTTCTGGAGATGATATTGAAAGCGAGATTAGGGAGTATTATTTTTCCATAGATGGCGGTATGAACTGGAGTACGGCTCAAGCATGGGGTGCGGGCGGCACAAATCAGTTTACTATTTCTACAGACGGTGACTATACTAATAAAGTAAAAGTAAAGCTGATAAATCATGCCGGCATAGAAACAGAAAGTAGCGTATACACCGTGAAACTTGATAAGATAACGCCCGTCTTCACCGTGTCTGCTAACCAAGGTGCGGCAAATGGTGAAACTTATAATTCCGGGGACTGGACAAACGAGGATGTAGTATTCACTTTAGGAAACAGCGTGACGCAGCTTTCAGGAACCACATACCAGGTAAACATCGGTGGCGGGGCTTGGCAGCCCGTTACTGGAAATGTCTACACAATCTCTGCCGACACCAATACTACCTATAAGTTCAAGGCGGTGAGTGGCGCAAACCTATTTGACCAAAGCAGCGAAACTACCGTTAGAGTGCAGAAATCGCTGGATAAGGCTATGGGTGCTTCCATGCTGTTTCCGGCGCCAAACACAGACAGCACGTGGTACAACACTGATACCACCATTCAGGTGACTAAGCCGGCGGCAGAAGCAAATAAACCTGCAATCACCGTGAAATATAACGTATGGAATGATACGGATGCCGAGCCGATTGGCAGCAGCGTTCTTGCCGGCAGCAGCATTGCTATCCCGGCGGATGGTAAGTGGAATTTAAAGATATGGACCGAAGATGAAGCCGGAAACTTCACCGACCCAATCCAGGAAAGCTATTACGTAGATACCACTGAACCGGTTATTGCCGATGTATACTATCAAACAATCTACGACGATGGTATCATAGGAGCGGCCACAGACTTTAATGTGGATAGGAATTTCTTTAACAAACCCATCCGTGTCACCGTAGAGGTTTCCGACGCACTGTCCGGTCCTGACACAGTCAGCTATTCTATGGATAGCTTAACCCATTCTGTAGCTATAAACGACAACGGATTGGCAACTTTTGACCTTGCTGCAAATACCGAGGGAAATTTAGTGATCGGTGCGGCGGATAAGGCCGGAAATACTATCGCTGCCGGCGATAAGATGACTTACGCTATCATCATAGACAACCACCCGCCGGTTATTGTTTTTAGCGGCGCGGACACTAGCGCTGATGCAGGCGATGCATGGTTGGCCGGCTCACAAACCGTAACCATGAATGTATATGATGCTGTCAATGACGAAGTTACTGCTTCTTTAGATAATTTGCATATTAGTGTGAAAAGATGGGATGGCACTGGCTACTCCGAGGATATGGCCGAGTTTAGTCAGTTGTTTACGGGCATTAGCGATGCAACGGATGTTGCCGCGAAATCTCATAACGTTACATTTAACGTCAGCGGCAAATATGAAGTCACCGTTAAGGCCTCAGACCGGGCAGGCAATGCCGCCGTTCAGCAGACCCGTTATATTAATGTAGATACAGACAGCCCGATTGATAACCCAACGCTGATGCTCAGTGGAGCAGAGGTAGATAATTCGGCATACTATCAGGCTGGGAACTACAGCATTGCCCCAGCTAAAGAAAATGATGTAAAACAAAGCCCGATTAAAGCCCAGTATAAGCTAAACAACACTGTCAACCCGGCAAATGATGTAGTCAAGTGGACGGATGTTCCAGAAGAAAACGTCCTTAGTGTGCTGGAGGGAGCAAATACCGTACAGCTTCGCACAATTGACGCGGCTGGAAATGTAAGCTTGGGTGTGACCTATACAGTCAACCGCGACATTACGCTGCCAACACTAAGCGGCTATACTCCGCTAAACGGGTCAATTGATACTAGTATCACCCCTACCATCAGTTTCACAGCGGATGAGCCGTTGGTAAAGGGCGACGGCTACCTCGCCATTTACAACGGGCGTATGCAGCAAAAGGTGATGGATGTTCACAGCGGCAACAATCGTGTCAAGCTGTCAAACGAAAACAAAACGGCCAACGTAACTCTGCCCGAGACACTGAACCAAAATACGCGATACTATATCGTTGTGGATAAAGGATTTTTCACTGACCGGGCCGGAAATAAAATGGCTGCCTTTGGCGGGCTAGATGCATGGAGTTTCAAGACCATTGCCGACTCTATTATTCCCGACAGCGAAATTACTGTACTCGGTTACACTGTAGAATTAATCACTAAAGACGGTGCAGATGGGGAGGAAACTAGTCAAACCCTTACTGCCGTTGTTGATAAAGAGGCTGAAAGGCAGCATAATATTATTGCTAAAGCCAGCTACAGTGAAAACGGAACAGATTACTTTGTTAAACTTAAGGTTAGACCGACAATGAGCGCCACACCGCGGGAAATCAGGGTATCAACTACGGCGGGCACAGCTGGGCTTTCCAGCAATGAGAAATATACTGATGTGCTTATTCCTCAGGATGCAAGCGAAGCTGTAGTTACAATTTCCCTGGGTAGTGGTACCAACAATCAATTTGCTATTAAAATAATCAATTCCAGTTATCAGGGAGTGGTAGAAACCGATGGTGCTGTCACTGCTACGGTAGAAGAGGGCAATCTGCTGAATTCGGTGGATTTAAGCAAGGAAATCGAGACGGCAAAGCTGCCGGGCACTACAGTTGATGTTACGGTGAAATTAGTTATTGAGCAGAAAGAGGAAACAGAGATACCTGACATTGCAGGGATTCAAGCAGCAGCGCCCAGAGCTTCGCTGCGGTTCTTTGACATATCCATGGAAAAAGTGGTTACAACAGCCAGTGAAGCGGGGGTCCCTACAACAGAAACTGAAGTAATCAGTACCACGCAACAGCCGGTGGTAATAACCATTGACCTTCCCGAAGAATTGCGGGGTAGATATACCTATCGAATTGTCCGGGAACATAACGGTGTGGTTGATATTCTGCCGGCGACAGTTGTTAACCGTGGTACCGCACTTCAGTTCCAGGCAGACCGTTTTTCCACTTATTCCATCGCGTATAAGCGCAGGTCCAGCAGTTTAGAAACTATATCAAGTGTACTTGCTGACACGGAGCATATGTCGGTGGACGTGGTAAAGCTTAATTTAGACACCGGCGCTGGCGTAGACTTGAATACCTTGCTGCCGTATTTCAAGGAGGATGACGTGGAAAACATTGTGGGATTTTCCACTGTAGTTGACGGGCAGGTGAAATGGATTGCGAAAGACGGCAGGACATATTGGTTTAAGGATAACGTAAAGAACTTTGACGATATTCAGGAGCATTGGGCGGCGAACGACATTCAATTTACTTCGGCAAGAGAACTGTTCAATGGAACGGAGCCGGGCATATTCTCTCCCGATATGAGTATGACCAGAGCAATGTTTGTCACTGTTCTTGGGAGAATGTGGGATGCTGAGGTAACTGGTTTCACCGTTTCAAGCTTTAAGGATGTGTCGGCGGACGCATGGTACGCCCCCTATGTTGAGTGGGCGGCGGAAGTCAATGTTGTTAATGGCTATGGCAACGAACTTTTTAGGCCAGATGATGCAATTACCCGCGAACAGATGGCGGTGATGGTTGCCAAATTTGCTGAATACACTGGACTTGCTCTTGCCGTAGAGAATGAAGCAGCAAATTTTGCCGATGATGACACTATCAGCATATGGGCGGCAGATGCGGTAAAGGCAATGCAGCAATCCGGCATCATCAACGGTAAGCTAAACAACCTCTTTGATGCGAAAGACACAGCCACCCGCGCTGAAGTTGCGGCAGTTCTAAAAAGATTTATTGAGAATGTTGTCGAGTAA